A genomic segment from Polyangium mundeleinium encodes:
- a CDS encoding DoxX family protein translates to MAETSAGSRKLTIAGWALSGLVALFMGGVSAAGKFIQPPPPGVLETAQHLGLPIEKYPAIGIVEIACVVLFLIPRTAFVGAILIAAYLGGATAIHVRVSDPWFMPPLMGVLAWVGYGLRRPDVIRAAFASPTKKAD, encoded by the coding sequence ATGGCCGAAACCTCCGCAGGTTCACGCAAGCTCACAATCGCCGGATGGGCGCTCTCCGGGCTCGTCGCCCTCTTCATGGGCGGCGTCAGCGCAGCAGGCAAATTCATTCAACCGCCGCCCCCAGGCGTCCTCGAAACAGCACAGCACCTCGGGCTCCCCATCGAAAAGTACCCCGCCATCGGCATCGTCGAGATCGCCTGCGTCGTCCTGTTCCTCATCCCACGCACAGCCTTCGTCGGAGCCATCCTCATCGCTGCCTACCTCGGCGGCGCCACAGCCATCCACGTCCGCGTCAGCGACCCATGGTTCATGCCCCCCCTCATGGGCGTCCTCGCGTGGGTAGGCTACGGCCTGCGCCGGCCCGACGTCATCCGAGCCGCATTCGCGTCGCCTACGAAAAAAGCTGATTGA
- a CDS encoding protein kinase domain-containing protein: MRRLEGPQIPRVLSAGEVVAGRFEVERLVTRGGMGTIYRALDHAEGAAVALKLIALPAEATDAPSRFEREATLLGRVKHPRIVRSVAHGFLDAGHAYLVMQWLDGEDLRSVLQRGPLAADDARNVLACVAEALAAVHAEGIVHRDVKPANLLLRGGASADVVLLDFGIAWPMNATKRLTATGCLVGTPHYMAPEQLVEGGRIGPATDLFSLGCIFYECLTGRPPFDAEHVAGVLARILYDAPAPVRAVRPALPQEWEDLLATLLHRSGEQRPRDGAALRSLVAGLPAVTAPDDLPVSLGPATPLGASEQTLVTIVLATFDSPEGGDEAARQALPRMGFDVGELAEGSILAAVAARGMVTDQARIAARGALYLRELRPDARIGVVTGRALLGRTTHMGEAIERAKQLLEGRRHEAQEGVWLDAVTAALLEPRFVTEDKADATLLLAERPDEGAGRLLLGKPTPCVGREVELTELESLLGLAIEDGEPQGLLLLGPPGRGKSRLVGELARRIHGAHPETLLLVGRGDPLTTGSPYGLLRDALRRHAGLDAIEDPEHAREVVLDRLCEHVDVGTRRRVGEFLGEVCGVPFPAETSPPLWAARSDALVMEEQIGQAFSAWIAATCAARPVTLVLDDLQWGDALTIKLVRSVLRSTGKMPLFVVCLGRPETRALFPNVTSSRMHEMTLRPLGRRAIERLVKAVLGEAVGPETVERIVKLSEGNALFLEELIRAAAQGNMNEAPETVVAMLQARLAKLSAPERRLLRAASVVGETFWGGGVRRIVAAWGARDDVDGWLGRLVEEELVELHKESRFPREIQMGFRHALVKDAAYGLLTEADRKSAHLAAGAWLEGAGEADSMALAGHAEEGGDLARAARFYANAAAESLGRNDLREAAQRATKGLDCGAEGLLRGELLAILTLAKYGLGVWQASTSAGREALSMLPRGSFWWCRTAERMVHALPQVGAFDAFYKLAEEVCQVEPSPEALPAFVCATATLLSVATALFPSTLGEVRRKTLARLEPLDTLEDPRSRGVALLWLSLAAMYVEPDLERIRARIERAVEVLAEGQVLHELCLAHVLHGLAAREMGDLDAAEASTRKALSLATRIQDGYQTANAAFYLSEALLERDDPSAFEESESLARQALDAPVGAFYEAASFRVLAEIALFRGQPSLAEAHARRAVTAVGDAGGMLMYWHATTHLRALLACGRVDEALATVDKHLPSFLALDGAGYFDVPFRLAVAETFFAAGDAAAGKDALREVLRQIEVRAEHIHDARARSLYLARKDNVRAFAHAREWRLR, from the coding sequence GTGCGTAGGCTCGAAGGTCCCCAAATTCCGCGTGTCCTGTCGGCCGGCGAGGTGGTCGCCGGACGGTTCGAGGTCGAGCGCCTCGTCACGCGGGGCGGGATGGGCACGATCTATCGGGCCCTCGATCACGCGGAGGGCGCGGCGGTCGCGCTCAAGCTCATCGCCCTGCCCGCGGAGGCCACGGACGCGCCGTCGCGCTTCGAGCGCGAGGCGACGCTGCTCGGGCGGGTCAAGCATCCGCGGATCGTGCGTTCCGTGGCGCATGGCTTCCTGGATGCCGGCCACGCGTACCTCGTGATGCAATGGCTCGACGGCGAGGATTTGCGCAGCGTGCTCCAGCGGGGGCCGCTCGCGGCGGACGACGCGCGGAACGTGCTCGCGTGCGTGGCCGAGGCACTCGCGGCGGTGCACGCCGAGGGGATCGTGCACCGCGACGTCAAGCCCGCGAACCTGCTCTTGCGCGGCGGGGCGAGCGCGGACGTGGTCTTGCTCGATTTCGGCATCGCGTGGCCGATGAACGCGACGAAGCGGCTGACGGCGACGGGCTGCCTCGTGGGGACACCGCACTACATGGCGCCGGAGCAGCTCGTCGAAGGCGGGAGAATCGGGCCGGCCACGGACCTGTTTTCCCTCGGGTGTATCTTTTACGAATGCCTCACGGGCAGGCCTCCCTTCGACGCCGAGCACGTGGCCGGCGTACTCGCGCGGATTCTTTACGACGCCCCTGCCCCGGTGCGCGCGGTTCGCCCCGCCCTCCCGCAGGAATGGGAAGACCTGCTCGCGACCCTGCTGCACCGGAGTGGCGAGCAGCGGCCGCGGGACGGCGCGGCGCTCCGGAGCCTCGTCGCCGGGCTGCCCGCGGTCACGGCCCCGGACGACCTGCCCGTGTCCTTGGGCCCCGCGACGCCCCTCGGGGCTTCCGAGCAGACGCTCGTGACGATCGTCCTCGCGACGTTCGACTCTCCCGAGGGCGGCGACGAGGCGGCGCGGCAGGCGCTCCCGCGCATGGGGTTCGACGTGGGAGAGCTCGCGGAGGGCTCGATCCTCGCGGCCGTCGCGGCGCGCGGCATGGTCACGGATCAGGCGCGGATCGCCGCGCGCGGGGCGCTTTATCTGCGCGAGCTCCGGCCCGACGCGCGCATCGGCGTCGTGACGGGCCGCGCCTTGCTCGGGCGGACGACGCACATGGGCGAGGCGATCGAGCGCGCGAAACAACTGCTCGAAGGCCGGCGCCACGAAGCGCAGGAGGGCGTGTGGCTCGACGCCGTCACGGCCGCGCTGCTCGAACCGCGCTTCGTCACCGAGGACAAGGCGGATGCCACGCTCTTGCTCGCGGAGCGCCCGGACGAGGGCGCGGGGCGGCTGCTCCTCGGCAAACCGACGCCCTGCGTGGGGCGCGAGGTCGAGCTGACGGAGCTCGAGAGCCTGCTCGGCCTGGCCATCGAGGACGGCGAGCCCCAAGGCCTCCTCTTGCTCGGGCCCCCGGGAAGGGGCAAATCGCGGCTCGTCGGCGAGCTTGCGCGCAGGATTCACGGGGCCCACCCCGAGACGTTGCTGCTCGTCGGCCGCGGGGATCCCCTGACGACGGGCTCGCCGTACGGGCTCTTGCGGGATGCGTTGCGCAGGCACGCGGGCCTCGACGCCATCGAGGATCCCGAACACGCGCGGGAGGTCGTGCTCGATCGGCTCTGCGAGCACGTCGACGTGGGAACACGGCGACGCGTGGGCGAGTTCCTCGGCGAGGTATGTGGAGTCCCCTTCCCTGCGGAGACGAGCCCGCCGCTCTGGGCCGCGCGGAGCGACGCGCTCGTCATGGAGGAGCAGATCGGGCAGGCCTTCTCCGCGTGGATAGCGGCCACCTGCGCGGCGCGGCCCGTGACCCTGGTCCTCGATGATCTGCAATGGGGCGACGCGCTCACGATCAAACTCGTGCGGAGCGTGCTGCGGAGCACCGGGAAGATGCCGCTCTTCGTGGTTTGCCTGGGGCGGCCCGAGACGCGCGCGTTGTTTCCGAACGTGACCTCGTCGCGGATGCACGAAATGACCTTGCGACCGCTCGGCCGGCGGGCAATCGAGCGGCTCGTCAAGGCCGTGCTCGGCGAGGCCGTCGGGCCCGAGACGGTGGAGCGCATCGTCAAGCTCTCCGAGGGCAATGCGTTGTTTCTGGAGGAGCTCATCCGGGCCGCCGCCCAAGGGAACATGAACGAAGCGCCGGAGACGGTCGTGGCCATGCTCCAGGCGCGGCTCGCGAAGCTGTCGGCCCCCGAGCGGCGGCTCCTGCGCGCCGCGAGCGTCGTGGGCGAGACATTTTGGGGGGGCGGGGTCCGGCGTATCGTGGCGGCGTGGGGCGCGCGCGACGACGTCGACGGGTGGCTCGGGCGGCTCGTCGAGGAGGAGCTCGTCGAATTGCACAAGGAGAGCCGATTTCCGCGGGAAATCCAGATGGGCTTCCGGCACGCGCTCGTGAAGGACGCGGCGTATGGTCTGCTCACGGAAGCGGATCGGAAAAGCGCGCATCTCGCGGCGGGTGCATGGCTCGAAGGCGCGGGCGAGGCGGATTCGATGGCGCTCGCGGGGCACGCAGAGGAAGGCGGGGATCTCGCGCGGGCGGCGCGGTTTTATGCGAATGCAGCCGCGGAGTCGCTCGGGCGGAACGACCTCCGGGAAGCGGCGCAACGCGCGACGAAGGGGCTCGATTGCGGGGCCGAGGGCCTCCTCCGCGGGGAGCTTCTGGCGATCCTCACCCTCGCGAAATACGGCCTCGGGGTCTGGCAGGCGTCCACGTCGGCGGGGCGCGAAGCGCTCTCGATGCTGCCCCGAGGGAGCTTCTGGTGGTGCCGGACGGCGGAGCGCATGGTCCACGCCTTGCCGCAGGTGGGGGCCTTCGACGCTTTCTACAAGCTCGCGGAGGAGGTTTGCCAGGTGGAGCCTTCTCCCGAGGCGCTCCCCGCGTTCGTCTGCGCGACCGCCACTTTGCTCTCTGTCGCCACGGCGCTTTTTCCGAGCACGCTCGGGGAGGTGCGCCGAAAAACGCTGGCACGGTTGGAACCCCTCGACACGCTGGAAGATCCGCGGTCGCGCGGCGTCGCGCTCCTCTGGCTTTCGCTCGCTGCGATGTACGTGGAGCCCGACCTGGAGCGAATCCGCGCGCGCATCGAGAGGGCCGTGGAGGTGCTCGCCGAAGGGCAGGTCCTCCACGAGCTCTGCCTGGCGCACGTCCTCCACGGACTCGCCGCGCGGGAGATGGGCGACCTCGACGCCGCCGAGGCGTCCACGCGAAAGGCGCTCTCCCTCGCCACGCGGATCCAGGACGGATACCAGACGGCGAATGCGGCGTTTTACCTGAGCGAGGCGCTGCTCGAACGAGACGATCCGTCGGCCTTCGAGGAGAGCGAATCCCTCGCGCGGCAGGCGCTCGACGCCCCCGTGGGGGCGTTCTACGAAGCGGCGAGCTTCCGCGTCCTCGCGGAGATCGCGCTTTTTCGGGGGCAACCGTCGCTCGCCGAGGCGCACGCGCGGCGGGCCGTCACGGCCGTGGGGGACGCGGGCGGCATGCTCATGTACTGGCACGCAACCACGCACCTGCGCGCGCTCCTCGCCTGCGGGCGCGTGGACGAGGCGCTCGCGACCGTGGACAAACACCTCCCCTCGTTCCTCGCGCTCGACGGCGCCGGGTATTTCGACGTCCCCTTCCGCCTCGCCGTCGCCGAGACGTTCTTCGCGGCCGGAGACGCCGCGGCCGGCAAGGACGCCCTCCGCGAGGTGCTCCGGCAAATCGAGGTCCGCGCCGAGCACATCCACGACGCCCGGGCCCGCTCGCTTTACCTCGCCCGAAAGGACAACGTCCGCGCCTTCGCGCACGCGCGCGAATGGAGGCTCCGATGA
- a CDS encoding DUF4215 domain-containing protein, which yields MTRFLASLATAAVLTAGLGSLSGCSDGDPQGTGGRAGAGGSNQGGGGSNQGGGGSGNQGGGGSNQGGGSNQGGGGTGGQGGSTNECTAPEDCPGTDTDCATRTCDEGVCGVAYAAQGTATTDQSAGDCKQSVCDGMGEVTSVADATDVLDDENPCTADLCDGDAPINTNMTAGATCSVGVGKVCDGEGACVECIQAADCASNVCVSNACVAATCMDTVKNGSETDIDCGGPDCTPCNDASPCILPSDCKSGVCTGGLCVPPACTDTLKNGEETDVDCGGPTCSPCGPEKGCTVDGDCVGGTCSGSVCVPTCTDGVKNANETDADCGGPLCEKCEDTKTCSVGSDCTSDVCKNGVCAAPACNDGVVNGTETGLDCGGPACSPCNDGLPCTGNADCTSKVCTGNVCQAPVCGDGVVNGTEQCDDANQDNTDGCVAGCKNATCGDMFVQAGVETCDDGNQDNTDGCVAGCHVAACGDGYKQAGVEQCDDANQAAGDCCAANCSIEAGCEIEPNNTCATAPPPVTVPTTIQGSIRPVGDQDFITFTVPATADLKIETFDGTVGTCASIDTVIELRGTNCTTVLATDDESGIASCSKLDSTVNTPLRRMAPGTYYVRVEDYQNNGQIPSYLVQISFNALCGDGVKQGSEQCDDGNLASGDGCASNCVIEGKPEVEPNDTCAAATGPFPVPLGAEGLLLSGAITPIGDDDWYAFTLPGTADVWIETFDTNGPGTCTSSVDTVIQLYSDCATPVGPEQDQGGITNCSRINPAINTYARRLPAGTYRVRVIDYLDNSTIPAYKLQVKITALCGNGIKEGTEECDGGASCTATCDLLREVICNDGIDDDNDGSIDCADSECAFGCGLATPCAAGETLAVYNSKDTPMTIPDWDFTSSTIHANVAGTVHRAAVRLNVSHIWIEDVDVELMSPAGTTIDLTSDNGGQGDNYVNTVLDDTCATPITSGTAPFTACYAPEAPLATFNGQASAGAWKLVVSDDEEEIGGTLNNWSLAICVAP from the coding sequence GTGACGAGGTTTCTGGCATCGCTGGCTACGGCTGCGGTGCTCACCGCGGGCCTGGGGTCGCTCTCCGGCTGCTCCGACGGAGACCCGCAAGGTACGGGCGGCCGGGCAGGCGCCGGCGGCAGCAACCAGGGCGGCGGCGGCAGCAACCAGGGCGGCGGCGGCAGCGGCAACCAGGGCGGCGGCGGCAGCAACCAGGGCGGCGGCAGCAACCAGGGCGGCGGCGGCACGGGCGGCCAGGGCGGCAGCACCAACGAGTGCACGGCGCCCGAGGATTGCCCCGGGACCGACACCGACTGTGCGACCCGCACCTGCGACGAGGGCGTCTGCGGGGTCGCTTACGCGGCCCAGGGCACGGCGACGACCGATCAGTCGGCCGGCGACTGCAAGCAGAGCGTGTGCGACGGCATGGGAGAGGTCACGAGCGTCGCGGATGCGACCGACGTGCTCGACGACGAGAACCCCTGCACCGCGGACCTCTGCGACGGCGACGCGCCCATCAACACCAACATGACGGCGGGCGCGACCTGCAGCGTCGGCGTCGGCAAGGTGTGCGATGGCGAGGGCGCGTGCGTCGAGTGCATCCAAGCGGCCGACTGCGCGAGCAACGTCTGCGTGTCGAACGCGTGCGTGGCGGCCACGTGCATGGACACCGTGAAGAACGGGAGCGAGACCGACATCGATTGCGGCGGTCCGGACTGCACGCCCTGCAATGACGCGTCCCCCTGCATCCTTCCGTCGGACTGCAAGAGCGGCGTGTGCACGGGTGGCCTCTGCGTGCCGCCGGCCTGCACCGACACCCTGAAGAACGGCGAGGAGACCGACGTCGACTGCGGCGGCCCGACCTGCTCGCCCTGCGGCCCCGAGAAGGGCTGCACGGTCGACGGCGACTGCGTGGGCGGCACCTGCTCGGGCTCGGTCTGCGTGCCGACGTGCACCGACGGCGTGAAGAACGCGAACGAGACCGACGCCGACTGCGGCGGGCCGCTCTGCGAGAAGTGCGAGGACACGAAGACCTGCTCGGTCGGCTCGGATTGCACGAGCGACGTCTGCAAGAACGGCGTCTGCGCGGCGCCGGCCTGCAACGACGGCGTGGTGAACGGCACCGAGACCGGCCTCGACTGCGGCGGCCCGGCGTGCAGCCCCTGCAACGATGGCCTCCCTTGCACCGGCAACGCCGACTGCACGAGCAAGGTCTGCACCGGCAACGTCTGCCAGGCGCCCGTGTGCGGTGACGGCGTGGTGAACGGCACCGAGCAGTGCGACGACGCGAACCAGGACAACACCGACGGCTGCGTCGCGGGCTGCAAGAACGCGACCTGCGGCGACATGTTCGTGCAGGCCGGCGTCGAGACGTGCGACGACGGCAACCAGGACAACACCGACGGCTGCGTCGCGGGCTGCCACGTGGCGGCCTGCGGCGATGGCTACAAGCAGGCGGGCGTCGAGCAGTGCGACGACGCCAACCAGGCGGCCGGCGACTGCTGCGCCGCGAACTGCTCGATCGAGGCCGGCTGCGAGATCGAGCCGAACAACACCTGCGCCACGGCGCCGCCGCCGGTCACGGTTCCGACGACCATCCAGGGATCGATCAGGCCGGTCGGCGATCAGGACTTCATCACCTTCACCGTGCCCGCGACGGCGGACCTCAAGATCGAGACGTTCGACGGTACGGTGGGCACCTGCGCCAGCATCGACACGGTCATCGAGCTGCGTGGTACGAACTGCACCACGGTGCTCGCCACGGACGACGAGAGCGGCATCGCCAGCTGCTCGAAGCTCGACTCGACGGTCAACACGCCCCTCCGGCGCATGGCCCCGGGTACGTATTACGTGCGCGTCGAGGACTACCAGAACAACGGCCAGATTCCGAGCTACCTCGTGCAGATCTCGTTCAACGCGCTCTGCGGCGACGGCGTGAAGCAAGGCTCGGAGCAATGCGACGACGGCAACCTGGCGAGCGGCGACGGTTGCGCCTCGAACTGCGTGATCGAAGGCAAGCCCGAGGTGGAGCCGAACGACACCTGCGCCGCGGCGACCGGCCCGTTCCCGGTGCCCCTCGGCGCCGAAGGTCTGCTCCTCAGCGGTGCGATCACGCCGATCGGCGACGACGACTGGTACGCCTTCACGCTGCCGGGCACGGCCGACGTGTGGATCGAGACGTTCGACACGAACGGCCCCGGCACCTGCACGTCGTCGGTCGACACGGTGATCCAGCTCTACTCCGACTGCGCGACGCCGGTCGGCCCGGAGCAGGACCAGGGCGGGATCACCAACTGCTCGCGGATCAACCCGGCCATCAACACCTACGCGCGCAGGCTCCCCGCGGGGACCTACCGCGTGCGGGTGATCGACTACCTCGATAACAGCACCATCCCCGCCTACAAGCTGCAGGTGAAGATCACGGCGCTCTGCGGCAACGGCATCAAGGAGGGCACCGAGGAGTGCGACGGCGGCGCGAGCTGCACCGCGACCTGCGACCTGCTCCGGGAGGTGATCTGCAACGACGGCATCGACGACGACAACGACGGGAGCATCGACTGCGCCGACTCCGAATGCGCATTCGGCTGCGGCCTCGCCACCCCTTGCGCCGCGGGGGAGACGCTGGCGGTCTACAACTCGAAGGACACGCCCATGACCATCCCGGACTGGGACTTCACGTCGAGCACGATCCACGCGAACGTCGCGGGGACCGTCCACCGCGCGGCGGTGCGGCTGAACGTCTCGCACATCTGGATCGAGGACGTGGACGTCGAGCTCATGTCGCCGGCGGGCACGACCATCGACCTGACCAGCGACAACGGCGGGCAGGGCGACAACTACGTGAACACGGTCCTCGACGACACCTGCGCGACGCCCATCACCTCCGGGACGGCGCCCTTCACCGCGTGCTACGCACCCGAGGCGCCGCTCGCCACGTTCAACGGGCAAGCGTCCGCCGGGGCGTGGAAGCTCGTCGTCAGCGACGACGAGGAGGAAATCGGAGGCACGCTGAACAACTGGTCGCTCGCGATCTGCGTGGCGCCCTGA